A single window of Anomaloglossus baeobatrachus isolate aAnoBae1 chromosome 9, aAnoBae1.hap1, whole genome shotgun sequence DNA harbors:
- the LOC142250673 gene encoding RIB43A-like with coiled-coils protein 2, with amino-acid sequence MYKLDLPLDVKEVAAIERRRNKEQQRQSRIFNARVRTIGVDVDALGKQVEERKTMERTEKVRDEAYDAVREHDDNVALMLEQTEQQLSRDLDRAVQNYREQNQQPQTRREYDLYDPDALKKDRPARVSDDDPRCGASSLQRFTGEDLSEKKRREMQTDMTNKWLTGQMEERKRSEAQQMYADNLYDIKRAELEERAEHLSRMEDECRKAVNMATDHFNQALALEVSERRRLQRQQEEDNNSAEIHNHLSGDILTENPAAAVSAFGPHRVVTDRWKGMSPEQLKAIIDIQKQQCQENQRLKEEEKQRNTEWDRQRTLEARAAMNLEQQEQEFSRDMRKRLDGYNQQLSREQRAHQEYLDAVVYTNNPTAHYHSQFNTVSR; translated from the exons ATGTATAAGCTGGATCTCCCCTTAGACGTGAAGGAAGTCGCCGCTATCGAAAGGCGAAGAAACAAGGAGCAGCAGCGGCAGAGCCGGATATTCAATGCCAGAGTGCGGACCATCGGG GTGGATGTGGATGCGCTGGGGAAGCAGGTGGAGGAGAGGAAGACCATGGAGAGAACGGAGAAGGTTCGGGATGAGGCGTATG ATGCGGTGAGAGAACACGATGATAACGTCGCTCTGATGCTGGAGCAGACAGAGCAGCAGCTGTCCCGCGATCTGGACCGGGCCGTGCAGAACTACAGGGAGCAAAACCAGCAGCCCCAGACCCGGAGGGAGTATGACCTGTATGACCCAGACGCGCTGAAGAAGGACCGGCCGGCCAGAGTCAGTGACGACGACCCCAGATGTGGAGCCTCCAGCCTGCAGAGGTTCACTGGAGAGGACCTGAGCGAGAAGAAGCGCAGAGAGATGCAGACGGACATGACCAACAAATGGCTGACGGGGCAgatggaggagaggaagaggagcgagGCGCAGCAAATGTATGCGG ATAATCTATACGACATAAAGCGAGCGGAGCTGGAGGAGAGAGCGGAGCACCTGAGCCGGATGGAGGACGAGTGCCGGAAGGCCGTGAATATGGCCACCGATCACTTCAATCAGGCCTTG GCCTTGGAGGTGTCGGAGCGCAGGAGGCTCCAGAGGCAGCAGGAGGAAGATAACAACTCTGCGGAGATTCACAACCACCTGAGCGGAGACATACTGACGGAGAATCCCGCCGCCGCCGTCAGCGCCTTCGGGCCACATCGGGTCGTGACCGATCGTTGGAAGGGCATGAGCCCGGAGCAGCTCAAAGCCATCATAGATATTCAGAAGCAGCAATGCCAAGAGAATCAG AGGCTAAAGGAAGAGGAGAAGCAGCGCAACACTGAGTGGGACCGGCAGCGAACGTTGGAAGCGCGCGCCGCCATGAATTTAGAACAGCAAGAACAGGAATTCAGCAGGGATATGAGGAAGCGGCTGGATGGGTATAACCAGCAGCTGAGCCGGGAGCAGAGGGCACA CCAGGAGTATCTGGATGCTGTGGTTTATACCAACAACCCTACTGCTCACTACCACAGCCAGTTCAACACGGTCAGCCGCTGA